From the genome of Polyangiaceae bacterium, one region includes:
- a CDS encoding SMI1/KNR4 family protein — protein MMMDDYLENWVTSVRATLAEMAEMDWGYPIGTNDVRERSAERHVVPPSLEPFYAICDGASLMDVFVGYDIHPSWMVEAAARRGWPTRIEGKSPRAIHVFGSDGGGSMFALGTEDGAVYYLPNEALIEDGVYEENELCPVRRVAGSVVEFLERLKGDIEAFVRGDEDHPYMTRWPT, from the coding sequence ATGATGATGGACGATTATTTGGAGAACTGGGTGACCTCGGTCCGAGCGACGCTCGCCGAGATGGCCGAGATGGACTGGGGATATCCTATCGGCACCAACGATGTGCGTGAGAGATCGGCCGAGCGCCACGTGGTGCCGCCGAGCCTCGAGCCGTTCTACGCGATCTGCGATGGGGCCAGCCTCATGGACGTCTTTGTGGGTTACGACATCCACCCGTCCTGGATGGTCGAGGCCGCTGCCCGGCGAGGCTGGCCCACGCGTATCGAAGGCAAATCCCCGCGAGCGATCCACGTCTTCGGGTCGGACGGGGGCGGCAGTATGTTTGCGCTCGGCACCGAGGATGGGGCCGTCTACTACCTGCCGAACGAGGCTTTGATTGAGGACGGTGTGTACGAAGAAAACGAGCTCTGTCCCGTGCGCCGGGTCGCGGGGAGCGTGGTGGAGTTCCTCGAGCGCTTGAAGGGTGATATCGAGGCCTTCGTACGCGGGGACGAGGACCATCCGTACATGACTCGATGGCCGACGTAG